A single region of the Drosophila miranda strain MSH22 chromosome 2, D.miranda_PacBio2.1, whole genome shotgun sequence genome encodes:
- the LOC108157683 gene encoding GPI ethanolamine phosphate transferase 1, protein MWKLKVFIVHILLLGCMMNIYFQSTIVQNLEPQKTLPELGLKPPADRLVVFIADGLRAESFFSDNCSGVPHIRQLLEQQGLVGISSGIAPTMSRPGHIAIFSGFNEDPQAAITNFQWNLTPFDSIFNRSRLAIGWVHKTVAEYFTRFSKEPPMFETYRGADFSGRFMTDTWVYEKARDFLNNDENIRQLQNVTQVVFLVYLFDLDKAGHVFTPLKPEFRKKLYATQKQIRKTYDLFESAFNDSRTAYMMTSDHGMSDTGYHGGGTDPEIEMPFFLWGAGIKRQGPPTEQNFTANDHGLQLPLQELNQIQLAPLISALIGLPPPINNRAPLPLGFLNVSEEYERQSLLLNVLQLLAQAKSVTLRFERSFFHKWLPKYEKLDTARIASLPTEIEHLIATGYVKKAMQLLLQVSWWARQCLDYYQDYYHTPLLVAIGASFLGWLFCLVVWLMREFSDQEPQPKMGFQTWVTALMLLLGIVLECLLFLQRVPCLTSFYLLLPIGIWTMALAERPLHGMSIPYPLTHLAWTVIPAGLVIATSFMNRHVGLMYAGVAVAYNRHGFRRPTLKFFIWLGAVLLPSSFMIVKQNYSFELMPSEYVLGFSMCLAVFLPCILGHKHQMRVWLINSFILLIGIFGIYLSENNLQVPLYLQVAFWAFLGYAFLSVPYSNADTPESRLHLISFNLIAVHALLSLSTGSLFNQMMITEFLLSHEIHSEINQAKNNAILETDEPESDSNNENASETTQKNEEKPSTPLEHLKLSYHYAAFILFYFYLSFFGSGHWLFSFAFKPTTSRLLISNYSPFIMTALIILKILIPSIIVISGVYTFSAYARKNSRAVFICMFLISDVMCFYFCFYVQNQGSWHDMRRSMDHVVLTNIIVILLLGCSWLIKSFLIAIKRIATKPPIIMQVVIAGSPVASPTYPQFDENILI, encoded by the exons ATGTGGAAGCTTAAAGTTTTTATCGTGCACATTTTGCTGCTTGGCTGCATGATGAACATATATTTTCAATCAACTATTGTGCAGAACCTGGAGCCGCAAAAGACACTGCCAGAGCTGGGGCTGAAGCCGCCGGCCGATCGATTGGTGGTATTCATTGCCGATGGCCTGCGGGCAGAGTCGTTCTTTTCGGATAACTGCAGCGGAGTGCCACACATCCGGCAGCTGCTCGAGCAGCAAGGTTTGGTCGGTATATCGAGTGGCATTGCACCGACAATGAGCCGACCAGGACATATTGCCATTTTTTCTGGCTTCAACGAGGATCCACAGGCGGCCATCACCAATTTCCAGTGGAATCTCACACCCTTCGACTCGATATTCAATCGCAGCCGCCTTGCCATTGGATGGGTACACAAAACGGTAGCCGAGTACTTCACCCGCTTCAGCAAAGAGCCCCCGATGTTCGAAACGTATCGAGGAGCGGATTTCAGTGGCAGATTTATGACCGACACCTGGGTGTACGAGAAGGCCCGCGACTTTCTGAACAACGATGAGAATATCCGACAATTGCAGAATGTCACACAGGTGGTGTTTTTGGTGTATCTATTTGATCTAGACAAGGCCGGTCATGTGTTCACACCGCTCAAGCCAGAGTTCCGGAAAAAGCTGTATGCAACACAGAAGCAAATACGGAAGACGTACGATCTGTTTGAGAGCGCGTTCAACGACAGTCGTACCGCCTATATGATGACCTCTGATCATGGCATGTCCGACACGG GCTACCATGGCGGGGGAACTGATCCGGAAATAGAAATGCCCTTCTTCCTCTGGGGTGCCGGTATCAAGCGCCAGGGACCCCCAACCGAGCAAAACTTCACAGCCAACGATCATGGACTCCAGTTGCCGCTGCAAGAACTCAACCAGATTCAACTGGCGCCGCTCATTTCAGCCCTGATTGGCCTACCACCGCCCATAAACAACCGAGCCCCACTGCCCCTGGGCTTCCTCAATGTGAGCGAAGAGTACGAACGGCAGTCTTTGCTCCTGAATGTCCTACAGCTACTGGCACAGGCCAAGAGCGTGACGCTGCGCTTTGAACGCAGCTTCTTTCACAAATGGCTGCCCAAATATGAGAAACTGGACACGGCACGGATCGCAAGCCTTCCCACTGAAATCGAGCACCTAATAGCGACAGGGTACGTCAAAAAAGCCATGCAACTTCTCCTGCAAGTGTCCTGGTGGGCCCGGCAGTGCCTGGACTACTACCAGGACTACTATCACACTCCATTGCTAGTGGCCATAGGTGCCTCATTCTTGGGCTGGCTATTCTGTCTGGTGGTGTGGCTGATGCGTGAATTTTCGGACCAGGAGCCGCAGCCGAAGATGGGATTCCAAACATGGGTGACGGCTCTGATGTTGCTACTGGGAATCGTGCTCGAATGTTTGCTGTTCCTTCAGCGGGTGCCCTGCTTGACGTCCTTTTATCTGCTGCTACCCATCGGTATCTGGACGATGGCTCTGGCCGAACGCCCGCTGCATGGCATGTCCATTCCGTACCCTCTGACACACTTGGCCTGGACAGTGATTCCCGCCGGATTGGTGATAGCGACATCATTTATGAACAGACATGTCGGTCTGATGTATGCTGGGGTTGCGGTTGCCTATAATCGGCACGGTTTCCGTCGACCCACTCTCAAGTTCTTCATCTGGCTGGGCGCCGTTCTGCTTCCAAGTAGCTTCATGATTGTCAAGCAAAACTACAGCTTTGAATTGATGCCCAGCGAATATGTCCTAGGGTTCAGCATGTGTCTGGCCGTCTTCCTACCATGTATCTTGGGACACAAGCATCAGATGCGCGTTTGGCTGATCAATTCGTTCATTCTACTGATTGGAATCTTCGGCATTTATCTCTCCGAGAATAATCTGCAGGTTCCACTATATTTACAGGTTGCCTTCTGGGCTTTTCTCGGCTATGCATTCTTATCGGTGCCATACAGCAATGCGGACACCCCAGAAAGCCGCCTACATTTGATTTCGTTTAACCTAATTGCGGTTCATGCTCTGCTTTCCCTGTCAACGGGGTCGCTCTTCAATCAAATGATGATCACCGAGTTTCTGCTGAGCCATGAAATTCATTCTGAAATCAATCAAGCCAAGAATAATGCAATATTAGAAACGGATGAACCGGAGTCCGATTCGAATAATGAGAATGCGAGCGAAACTACACAGAAGAATGAAGAAAAACCCTCAACTCCCCTGGAACACTTGAAGCTATCCTACCACTATGCCGCCTTCATTTTGTTCTACTTCTATCTATCCTTTTTCGGATCAGGACACTGGCTATTCAGTTTTGCTTTCAAGCCGACCACTTCGCGCCTGCTAATATCTAACTATTCCCCATTTATAATGACCGCTCTCATCATACTCAAGATATTGATTCCATCCATTATCGTCATATCGGGTGTATACACTTTTTCGGCATATGCCCGAAAAAATAGCCGTGCCGTTTTCATCTGCATGTTCCTAATTAGCGATGTCATGTGCTTCTACTTCTGTTTCTATGTGCAAAACCAAGGCTCCTGGCACGACATGCGCCGGTCCATGGATCATGTCGTCTTGACCAACATTATTGTGATCCTGCTGCTGGGCTGTTCCTGGCTTATCAAGTCGTTTCTGATTGCCATCAAGCGTATTGCAACCAAACCACCCATCATAATGCAGGTGGTTATAGCAGGAAGCCCTGTTGCTAGCCCCACTTATCCCCAGTTTGATGAAAATATCCTGATCTAA
- the LOC108153975 gene encoding kelch-like protein 2: MNQENEAKTSEWMAALDTQKEPNDASNEDEETTPIPACSLREMGYREPKDGFDKKLCSKTDYKEYIIHQMNTVISNQQKPDIVVYIRGQNFNCHLAVLKTCTKLAKDVRFPNGLTIAHKDVTAKGFELAYDWMIHQDSTLKRKDIVELYMAAEYMQMPELLTNLWSLFHEETLVTDGMAFQIYLECLSYGRSKLQSLMLNRVRRFFLSAVTTEEYLRLEFEAVCEILGHYNICVNSEMEIYYSAVRWLHHDWPKRKEYASGIMEVVQFQLMPTQFITSIREELQELHNIPAVQTIINGALSSENMQQNPNRRHWVYDMKIPHHHNSACPRWRCLDLTAFNTYLELIIAAGPNYSQSLRDRAAPFITKAQQEQEQKQQKRGKKKSHKKSSEKEKSGPEKGRLLNKRKMLHSTALHLYADGRAPGREYGRECEYECEYLMSPNNDVC; this comes from the exons ATGAATCAGGAGAATGAAGCAAAGACAAGCGAATGGATGGCTGCATTGGATACGCAAAAGGAACCGAATGATGCCTCAAACGAAGATGAAGAAACGACGCCAATTCCGGCTTGTTCGCTAAGGGAAATGGGTTACCGTGAGCCAAAAGATGGCTTTGATAAGAAATTGTGTAGCAAAACTGATTACAAAGAGTACATTATTCATCAGATGAATACGGTAATTTCCAACCAGCAGAAGCCTGACATCGTGGTCTATATCCGCGGACAAAACTTCAATTGCCACCTTGCCGTGCTCAAGACCTGTACGAAATTGGCCAAAGACGTACGCTTCCCGAATGGTTTAACTATAGCTCATAAGGATGTCACAGCTAAGGGATTTGAGCTGGCCTACGATTGGATGATCCACCAGGACTCTACGCTGAAGCGCAAAGATATTGTGGAGCTTTACATGGCAGCAGAGTACATGCAGATGCCGGAGCTGCTGACAAATTTGTGGAGTCTATTTCACGAGGAGACTCTCGTCACTGATGGCATGGCCTTCCAGATCTATCTGGAGTGTCTCTCATACGGGCGGAGCAAGCTGCAAAGTCTGATGCTAAATCGCGTACGTCGCTTCTTCCTCTCGGCAGTCACAACAGAGGAGTACCTCCGCCTAGAATTTGAAGCTGTCTGCGAAATACTGGGCCACTACAATATTTGTGTCAACTCTGAGATGGAGATCTACTACAGTGCGGTGCGCTGGCTACACCACGACTGGCCAAAGCGGAAAGAGTATGCCTCGGGGATCATGGAGGTAGTCCAATTTCAACTGATGCCCACTCAGTTTATAACTTCGATTCGAGAGGAGCTGCAGGAGCTGCACAACATTCCCGCAGTTCAGACCATTATCAATGGGGCACTCTCTTCAGAAAATATGCAGCAGAATCCGAATAGGCGTCATTGGGTCTACGACATGAAGATCCCTCATCATCACAACAGCGCCTGCCCCAGGTGGCGTTGCCTCGACCTGACGGCCTTCAACACGTATCTGGAGCTAATAATCGCAGCTGGACCGAACTATTCCCAATCTCTAAGGGATCGGG CTGCACCCTTCATCACCAAAGctcagcaggagcaggagcagaagcagcagaagcgAGGCAAAAAGAAAAGCCATAAAAAGAGCAGCGAAAAAGAAAAGTCAGGACCGGAAAAAGGCAGACTGCTGAACAAACGCAAAATGCTGCACAGCACTGCACTGCATCTCTATGCGGATGG AAGAGCCCCTGGGAGGGAGTACGGGCGTGAGTGCGAGTACGAGTGCGAGTACCTAATGAGCCCCAACAACGACGTGTGCTAG
- the LOC108153974 gene encoding putative gustatory receptor 98a encodes MRLMSGELDSCSLRRMHRAMKCLGIIPFGQHFYLKVLCNLFMVFVIGTASSWRFSFNYEFAYDFLNDHMSRILDLTNFLVLMSAHFTIVMEILWGNRSAEIEQQMEQILHDLRVHLGREVSLKRFRRYSNAIYGSLISRFLLLFGVAVYNNEGLVFSAMYSEAVMQLRFTEFSLYCGVALAFHQELCSTGSSLLVELHLTRFDLWPLRRFTLEKLSRLQQIHGRLWQTIRIIERNFQRSLSIMLLKFFVDTAALPYWLYLSKIQHTSVSVQYYCATEEFCKLMEIIVPCWLCSRCDLMQRKFRSIFYRLATGRRNGQLNAALIRICIQLGQEKYQFSAGGFAYISTEMLGTFLFGMISYIVIGIQFNLNFNASNSRKLAAEAAVTDAPI; translated from the exons ATGAGGCTAATGTCGGGCGAACTGGACTCTTGCTCGCTGCGCCGAATGCATCGGGCGATGAAATGTCTGGGAATCATACCCTTTGGACAGCACTTCTATCTGAAGGTTCTGTGCAACTTGTTTATGGTATTCGTGATCGGCACTGCCAGCTCCTGGCGCTTCAGCTTCAACTATGAGTTCGCCTACGACTTCCTCAACGATCACATGTCCCGCATCCTCGATCTGACCAACTTCCTGGTATTGATGTCCGCCCATTTCACCATCGTGATGGAGATACTCTGGGGCAACCGTAGTGCTGAAATCGAGCAGCAAATGGAGCAGATCCTCCACGACCTGCGTGTCCATCTGGGAAGAGAGGTGAGCCTGAAGCGGTTTCGCCGCTACTCGAATGCCATCTATGGCTCCCTGATCAGCCGATTCCTGCTGCTCTTCGGTGTGGCTGTGTACAACAACGAAGGTCTGGTCTTCTCTGCAATGTACTCGGAGGCGGTGATGCAGCTGCGCTTCACTGAGTTCAGCCTCTACTGCGGCGTGGCGCTGGCCTTCCACCAGGAGCTCTGTTCGACTGGCTCCAGTCTCCTAGTGGAGCTCCACCTGACCCGCTTTGACCTGTGGCCCCTGCGCCGCTTCACATTGGAGAAGCTTTCACGCCTGCAGCAAATCCACGGCCGCCTCTGGCAAACGATCCGCATTATTGAGCGCAACTTTCAGCGGAGTCTGTCCATTATGTTGCTCAAGTTCTTCGTGGATACTGCTGCCCTGCCCTACTGGCTCTACCTGAGCAAAATCCAGCACACAAGCGTCTCCGTCCAATACT ACTGTGCCACCGAGGAGTTCTGCAAGCTGATGGAAATCATTGttccctgctggctctgctcCCGTTGTGACCTGATGCAGCGGAAGTTTCGCTCGATATTCTACAGGCTGGCCACGGGGCGCCGCAACGGACAGTTGAATGCCGCACTGATCCGCATTTGCATCCAGCTGGGGCAGGAGAAATACCAGTTCAGTGCCGGAGGATTCGCTTACATCAGCACAGAAATGTTGGGGACG TTCCTTTTTGGCATGATCAGCTACATTGTGATTGGCATTCAGTTTAACCTGAACTTTAATGCCAGTAACTCCAGGAAACTTGCAGCAGAAGCTGCTGTAACGGATGCCCCAATTTGA